A single region of the Kineosporiaceae bacterium SCSIO 59966 genome encodes:
- a CDS encoding TIGR03557 family F420-dependent LLM class oxidoreductase yields MSLTVGYAAMLEQFGPREAVDYTALAEQHGFSGCMAADHFQPWVPQQGQAAFVWNVLTAVGERTTGDLGPGVTCPSFRFHPAVVAQASATLEAMYPGRHWLGLGSGEALNEHVTGGYWPEAPERINRMFEAIEVIRKLFDGSLKGKDVKHRGEFFTLESTRLWTMPETAPPILVATAGPVTAKRAGRHADGLITVGAPLEKIGGLFDRFAEGAREAGKDPDTMPRVLQLHLSWAATDEEALQNALTEWPNGGMKFPKADIRSPHDFAQMARLVRPEDFEGRMVISSDPDVHRAHIQRYVDLGFDRIYLHNVGRNQREWLEVFGREVLPRLSR; encoded by the coding sequence GGCCCCCGCGAGGCGGTCGACTACACGGCGCTGGCCGAGCAGCACGGGTTCTCCGGCTGCATGGCCGCGGACCACTTCCAGCCGTGGGTCCCGCAGCAGGGGCAGGCGGCGTTCGTCTGGAACGTGCTGACAGCCGTCGGCGAGCGCACCACCGGCGACCTCGGACCGGGAGTCACCTGCCCGTCGTTCCGGTTTCACCCGGCGGTGGTCGCCCAGGCCTCCGCCACCCTCGAGGCGATGTACCCGGGGCGGCACTGGTTGGGGCTCGGCTCCGGTGAGGCGCTCAACGAGCACGTCACAGGCGGGTACTGGCCGGAGGCGCCGGAGCGCATCAACCGGATGTTCGAGGCGATCGAGGTCATCCGCAAGCTGTTCGACGGCTCCCTCAAGGGCAAGGACGTCAAGCACCGCGGGGAGTTCTTCACCCTCGAGTCGACGCGACTGTGGACGATGCCCGAGACCGCGCCGCCGATCCTCGTCGCGACGGCGGGGCCGGTGACGGCCAAGCGTGCCGGCCGGCACGCCGACGGCCTGATCACCGTCGGCGCGCCGCTGGAGAAGATCGGCGGGCTGTTCGACCGGTTCGCCGAGGGCGCCCGCGAGGCCGGCAAGGACCCCGACACGATGCCGCGCGTCCTGCAGCTGCACCTGTCGTGGGCCGCCACCGACGAGGAGGCCCTGCAGAACGCGTTGACCGAGTGGCCCAACGGGGGCATGAAGTTCCCCAAGGCCGACATCCGCTCCCCGCACGACTTCGCCCAGATGGCCCGACTGGTCCGGCCGGAGGACTTCGAGGGCCGGATGGTGATCTCCTCCGACCCCGACGTGCACCGGGCCCACATCCAGCGGTACGTCGACCTCGGCTTCGACCGGATCTACCTGCACAACGTCGGACGCAACCAGCGGGAGTGGCTCGAGGTCTTCGGCCGCGAGGTGCTGCCGCGGCTGAGCCGCTGA